The Lasioglossum baleicum chromosome 15, iyLasBale1, whole genome shotgun sequence genome has a segment encoding these proteins:
- the Metrs-m gene encoding methionyl-tRNA synthetase, mitochondrial isoform X1, with product MAIPLRNLVWLSSLSTFRKRISVNISTGNKRFIMTSSRRLEKVLEDLQKNPYFDKYAEKIAKFQKTSPDEFFQRIDNEAKKLQEKKVSVRRARSPSSRYLRTFSLFETKAQPLWAHIRKNHFSDHVARNVYITTPIFYVNAGPHVGHLYTAVLADSIARFNSMLGHSVVLCTGTDEHGTKVEKAANRAAMPASLYCTDISQQFRRMCDTFNVNYSRFIRTTEEQHVKAVHHFWNSLDEKGYVYMDKYSGWYSVSDEAFISDTDLIEQKDKDGNVVRLTADSGNPVEWTEECTYKFRLTSFQDDLRYWLKNENTVQPAIYHKILLNWIDEGLQDLSISRPIGRVPWAIPTPSDKTHTVYVWLDALVNYLTSIGYPDSSFEQFWPATVQVVGKDILKFHGVYWPAFLMAVGLEPPRRLLCHGHWTVDDQKMSKSKGNVISPFDAMLKFTAEGLRYFLLRQAVPHSDANYNAQKIQNIVNAELANTFGNLLNRCLGKQINPHRAIPDPSSYAQTLRSDVAFENIKLLEKIGDSAKQYYEEHHLHHVVDAVMSLLHVANRMFDEHQPWRLCKDSSEDSVKELEAVLSLSLESVRVAALILYPIIPTSTSNLLDSLEVPVTRRTWQDTIPLHLTNCFDNGQRRTVPQNVFLFKKILKN from the exons TGGCAATTCCTTTAAGAAACTTAGTATGGTTATCGTCGTTGTCAACATTTAGAAAACGTATTTCTGTGAACATAAGTACTGGTAATAAACGATTCATCATGACGAGCTCCAGAAGACTCGAAAAGGTTTTGGAAGATCTTCAAAAGAATCCTTATTTTGACAAGTACGCGGAAAAGATAGCAAAATTTCAGAAGACCAGTCCCGATGAGTTTTTTCAACGAATCGATAACGAGGCGAAGAAATTGCAAGAGAAGAAAG TTTCAGTTCGCCGGGCAAGGTCTCCCAGTAGCCGATACTTAAGgacattttctcttttcgaaACGAAAGCGCAACCATTGTGGGCTCATATCAGAAAGAATCATTTTTCCGATCATGTGGCTAGAAACGTATATATTACTACGCCCATATTTTACGTTAACGCTG GGCCACACGTCGGACACCTTTACACAGCAGTGTTGGCAGACAGTATAGCTAGATTTAATTCTATGCTAGGACACTCTGTAGTTCTGTGCACAGGTACTGACGAACACGGCACTAAAGTTGAGAAAGCTGCGAACAGGGCAGCCATGCCCGCATCTCTATATTGCACTGACATTTCGCAGCAATTCCGAAGAATGTGCGACACGTTCAACGTGAATTATTCACGGTTTATTAGGACTACCGAGGAGCAACACGTGAAAGCTGTTCATCATTTCTGG AATAGTTTAGACGAGAAGGGGTACGTTTATATGGATAAATATTCCGGCTGGTACAGCGTATCGGATGAAGCATTTATCTCGGACACGGACTTGATAGAACAAAAGGACAAAGATGGAAATGTCGTTCGTTTAACCGCGGACTCGGGGAACCCCGTGGAATGGACGGAAGAATGCACATATAAATTTCGTCTGACCAGTTTCCAAGACGATTTGCGATACTGGCTGAAAAATG AAAATACAGTACAACCGGCGATATACCATAAGATTTTGCTTAACTGGATCGATGAAGGTCTACAAGACTTAAGTATTTCTAGACCTATCGGCAGAGTGCCATGGGCCATTCCCACGCCTTCGGACAAGACCCACACGGTGTACGTGTGGTTGGACGCGTTGGTCAATTATTTGACTTCGATAGGATACCCGGACAGCTCTTTCGAACAATTTTGGCCGGCGACTGTTCAA GTTGTAGGGAAAGACATATTGAAGTTCCACGGCGTGTATTGGCCAGCGTTTCTGATGGCGGTCGGTCTCGAGCCGCCGAGGAGACTGTTGTGTCACGGGCACTGGACCGTCGACGATCAGAAAATGTCAAAGTCTAAAGGGAACGTAATTTCGCCGTTCGACGCGATGCTCAAATTCACGGCGGAAGGTCTGAGGTACTTCCTGTTGCGGCAGGCGGTTCCGCATTCGGATGCAA ATTACAACGCACAGAAGATTCAGAACATAGTGAACGCGGAGCTCGCCAACACGTTCGGGAATCTGTTGAACCGATGTCTGGGCAAGCAGATCAACCCTCACAGAGCGATACCCGACCCGTCGAGCTACGCGCAGACTCTGAGGAGTGACGTGGCCTTCGAGAACATAAAGCTTTTGGAGAAGATAGGCGACAGTGCCAAGCAGTATTACGAGGAACACCATTTGCACCACGTGGTGGACGCAGTGATGAGTCTGTTGCACGTTGCCAATAGGATGTTCGACGAGCACCAGCCGTGGCGGTTGTGCAAGGACTCGTCCGAGGACTCTGTCAAGGAGTTGGAGGCCGTGCTGTCTCTCTCGTTGGAGAGCGTGCGTGTCGCCGCGCTGATACTGTACCCGATCATACCGACATCGACTTCGAATCTGTTGGACTCGCTCGAGGTCCCCGTTACGAGACGTACGTGGCAAGACACGATACCGCTTCATCTGACCAACTGCTTCGACAATGGGCAACGACGCACCGTGCCGCAGAACGTGTTCTTgttcaagaaaatattaaaaaattaa
- the Dop1 gene encoding dopamine receptor, D1 isoform X1, producing the protein MTHRCNVFLLCSQNNVTEGEEEDLPEDAFSLLSVLLVGFLFLILIFLSVAGNILVCVAIYTDRGLRRIGNLFLASLAIADLFVGCLVMTFAGVNDLLGYWMFGPRFCDTWIAFDVMCSTASILNLCAISLDRYIHIKDPLRYGRWVTRRVAVAGIVIVWLLAALISFVPISLGLHRAGEEQSKDYDDSPEENYTCALDLTPTYAVVSSSISFYVPCIVMLGIYCRLYCYAQKHVKSIRAVTKLSDTSMAKSFRGKSARNKPPKPPTKTKPTSPYHVSDHKAAITVGVIMGVFLICWVPFFCVNIVAAYCKTCISVRAFQVLTWLGYSNSAFNPIIYSIFNTEFREAFKRILTKGARARGNQPSTSECGEFRSVVVQKRNGSMIECNISPRSSADSCQVKSKRHRTRQQTNNFCRFNRSNETFEDLL; encoded by the exons GTTTCCTCTTCCTGATATTGATATTTTTATCCGTCGCGGGCAACATCCTCGTCTGCGTGGCAATTTACACGGACCGTGGGCTACGGAGGATAGGGAATCTGTTCCTGGCGTCCCTCGCGATCGCCGACCTGTTCGTCGGCTGTCTGGTCATGACGTTCGCCGGGGTCAACGATCTCCTCGGATATTGGATGTTCGGCCCGCGGTTCTGCGACACTTGGATCGCGTTCGATGTTATGTGCAGCACTGCCTCCATTTTGAATCTATGCGCGATATCCCTCGACCGTTACATCCATATCAAGGATCCCCTCAG ATACGGTCGTTGGGTAACGAGGAGAGTGGCGGTCGCCGGGATCGTAATCGTGTGGCTGCTCGCAGCACTTATATCCTTTGTACCGATTAGCCTAGGCCTTCACCGGGCAGGAGAAGAACAATCCAAAGATTACGACGACAGCCCTGAG GAAAACTATACGTGCGCCTTAGACCTTACACCCACCTACGCGGTCGTCTCCTCTTCCATATCTTTTTACGTGCCCTGCATCGTAATGCTGGGAATTTATTGCAG GCTCTATTGTTACGCGCAGAAACACGTGAAAAGCATCCGGGCAGTGACGAAGCTGTCGGACACATCAATGGCCAAGAGCTTTCGCGGGAAGAGCGCTCGGAACAAGCCGCCGAAACCGCCGACAAAAACGAAGCCGACGAGCCCTTATCACGTGTCCGATCATAAGGCCGCCATTACCGTCGGCGTCATTATGGGTGTTTTCTTAATTTGCTGGGTACCCTTTTTCTGCGTCAACATCGTCGCCGCGTATTGCAAGACCTGCATATCAGTCCGGGCGTTCCAG GTACTCACTTGGCTCGGCTACAGCAACTCGGCCTTCAACCCGATCATCTACAGCATATTCAACACAGAGTTCCGGGAAGCGTTCAAGAGGATCCTGACGAAAGGTGCTCGTGCCCGAGGGAACCAACCGTCGACTAGCGAGTGCGGCGAGTTTCGATCGGTGGTGGTGCAGAAACGGAACGGATCCATGATCGAGTGTAACATTAGTCCGAGATCGAGCGCGGACAGCTGTCAG GTCAAATCTAAGAGACACCGGACACGCCAACAAACGAACAACTTTTGTCGTTTTAATCGATCGAACGAGACATTCGAAGATTTGCTATGA
- the Metrs-m gene encoding methionyl-tRNA synthetase, mitochondrial isoform X2: MTSSRRLEKVLEDLQKNPYFDKYAEKIAKFQKTSPDEFFQRIDNEAKKLQEKKVSVRRARSPSSRYLRTFSLFETKAQPLWAHIRKNHFSDHVARNVYITTPIFYVNAGPHVGHLYTAVLADSIARFNSMLGHSVVLCTGTDEHGTKVEKAANRAAMPASLYCTDISQQFRRMCDTFNVNYSRFIRTTEEQHVKAVHHFWNSLDEKGYVYMDKYSGWYSVSDEAFISDTDLIEQKDKDGNVVRLTADSGNPVEWTEECTYKFRLTSFQDDLRYWLKNENTVQPAIYHKILLNWIDEGLQDLSISRPIGRVPWAIPTPSDKTHTVYVWLDALVNYLTSIGYPDSSFEQFWPATVQVVGKDILKFHGVYWPAFLMAVGLEPPRRLLCHGHWTVDDQKMSKSKGNVISPFDAMLKFTAEGLRYFLLRQAVPHSDANYNAQKIQNIVNAELANTFGNLLNRCLGKQINPHRAIPDPSSYAQTLRSDVAFENIKLLEKIGDSAKQYYEEHHLHHVVDAVMSLLHVANRMFDEHQPWRLCKDSSEDSVKELEAVLSLSLESVRVAALILYPIIPTSTSNLLDSLEVPVTRRTWQDTIPLHLTNCFDNGQRRTVPQNVFLFKKILKN, encoded by the exons ATGACGAGCTCCAGAAGACTCGAAAAGGTTTTGGAAGATCTTCAAAAGAATCCTTATTTTGACAAGTACGCGGAAAAGATAGCAAAATTTCAGAAGACCAGTCCCGATGAGTTTTTTCAACGAATCGATAACGAGGCGAAGAAATTGCAAGAGAAGAAAG TTTCAGTTCGCCGGGCAAGGTCTCCCAGTAGCCGATACTTAAGgacattttctcttttcgaaACGAAAGCGCAACCATTGTGGGCTCATATCAGAAAGAATCATTTTTCCGATCATGTGGCTAGAAACGTATATATTACTACGCCCATATTTTACGTTAACGCTG GGCCACACGTCGGACACCTTTACACAGCAGTGTTGGCAGACAGTATAGCTAGATTTAATTCTATGCTAGGACACTCTGTAGTTCTGTGCACAGGTACTGACGAACACGGCACTAAAGTTGAGAAAGCTGCGAACAGGGCAGCCATGCCCGCATCTCTATATTGCACTGACATTTCGCAGCAATTCCGAAGAATGTGCGACACGTTCAACGTGAATTATTCACGGTTTATTAGGACTACCGAGGAGCAACACGTGAAAGCTGTTCATCATTTCTGG AATAGTTTAGACGAGAAGGGGTACGTTTATATGGATAAATATTCCGGCTGGTACAGCGTATCGGATGAAGCATTTATCTCGGACACGGACTTGATAGAACAAAAGGACAAAGATGGAAATGTCGTTCGTTTAACCGCGGACTCGGGGAACCCCGTGGAATGGACGGAAGAATGCACATATAAATTTCGTCTGACCAGTTTCCAAGACGATTTGCGATACTGGCTGAAAAATG AAAATACAGTACAACCGGCGATATACCATAAGATTTTGCTTAACTGGATCGATGAAGGTCTACAAGACTTAAGTATTTCTAGACCTATCGGCAGAGTGCCATGGGCCATTCCCACGCCTTCGGACAAGACCCACACGGTGTACGTGTGGTTGGACGCGTTGGTCAATTATTTGACTTCGATAGGATACCCGGACAGCTCTTTCGAACAATTTTGGCCGGCGACTGTTCAA GTTGTAGGGAAAGACATATTGAAGTTCCACGGCGTGTATTGGCCAGCGTTTCTGATGGCGGTCGGTCTCGAGCCGCCGAGGAGACTGTTGTGTCACGGGCACTGGACCGTCGACGATCAGAAAATGTCAAAGTCTAAAGGGAACGTAATTTCGCCGTTCGACGCGATGCTCAAATTCACGGCGGAAGGTCTGAGGTACTTCCTGTTGCGGCAGGCGGTTCCGCATTCGGATGCAA ATTACAACGCACAGAAGATTCAGAACATAGTGAACGCGGAGCTCGCCAACACGTTCGGGAATCTGTTGAACCGATGTCTGGGCAAGCAGATCAACCCTCACAGAGCGATACCCGACCCGTCGAGCTACGCGCAGACTCTGAGGAGTGACGTGGCCTTCGAGAACATAAAGCTTTTGGAGAAGATAGGCGACAGTGCCAAGCAGTATTACGAGGAACACCATTTGCACCACGTGGTGGACGCAGTGATGAGTCTGTTGCACGTTGCCAATAGGATGTTCGACGAGCACCAGCCGTGGCGGTTGTGCAAGGACTCGTCCGAGGACTCTGTCAAGGAGTTGGAGGCCGTGCTGTCTCTCTCGTTGGAGAGCGTGCGTGTCGCCGCGCTGATACTGTACCCGATCATACCGACATCGACTTCGAATCTGTTGGACTCGCTCGAGGTCCCCGTTACGAGACGTACGTGGCAAGACACGATACCGCTTCATCTGACCAACTGCTTCGACAATGGGCAACGACGCACCGTGCCGCAGAACGTGTTCTTgttcaagaaaatattaaaaaattaa
- the Dop1 gene encoding dopamine receptor, D1 isoform X3: MTHRCNVFLLCSQNNVTEGEEEDLPEDAFSLLSVLLVGFLFLILIFLSVAGNILVCVAIYTDRGLRRIGNLFLASLAIADLFVGCLVMTFAGVNDLLGYWMFGPRFCDTWIAFDVMCSTASILNLCAISLDRYIHIKDPLRYGRWVTRRVAVAGIVIVWLLAALISFVPISLGLHRAGEEQSKDYDDSPEENYTCALDLTPTYAVVSSSISFYVPCIVMLGIYCRLYCYAQKHVKSIRAVTKLSDTSMAKSFRGKSARNKPPKPPTKTKPTSPYHVSDHKAAITVGVIMGVFLICWVPFFCVNIVAAYCKTCISVRAFQVLTWLGYSNSAFNPIIYSIFNTEFREAFKRILTKGARARGNQPSTSECGEFRSVVVQKRNGSMIECQI, translated from the exons GTTTCCTCTTCCTGATATTGATATTTTTATCCGTCGCGGGCAACATCCTCGTCTGCGTGGCAATTTACACGGACCGTGGGCTACGGAGGATAGGGAATCTGTTCCTGGCGTCCCTCGCGATCGCCGACCTGTTCGTCGGCTGTCTGGTCATGACGTTCGCCGGGGTCAACGATCTCCTCGGATATTGGATGTTCGGCCCGCGGTTCTGCGACACTTGGATCGCGTTCGATGTTATGTGCAGCACTGCCTCCATTTTGAATCTATGCGCGATATCCCTCGACCGTTACATCCATATCAAGGATCCCCTCAG ATACGGTCGTTGGGTAACGAGGAGAGTGGCGGTCGCCGGGATCGTAATCGTGTGGCTGCTCGCAGCACTTATATCCTTTGTACCGATTAGCCTAGGCCTTCACCGGGCAGGAGAAGAACAATCCAAAGATTACGACGACAGCCCTGAG GAAAACTATACGTGCGCCTTAGACCTTACACCCACCTACGCGGTCGTCTCCTCTTCCATATCTTTTTACGTGCCCTGCATCGTAATGCTGGGAATTTATTGCAG GCTCTATTGTTACGCGCAGAAACACGTGAAAAGCATCCGGGCAGTGACGAAGCTGTCGGACACATCAATGGCCAAGAGCTTTCGCGGGAAGAGCGCTCGGAACAAGCCGCCGAAACCGCCGACAAAAACGAAGCCGACGAGCCCTTATCACGTGTCCGATCATAAGGCCGCCATTACCGTCGGCGTCATTATGGGTGTTTTCTTAATTTGCTGGGTACCCTTTTTCTGCGTCAACATCGTCGCCGCGTATTGCAAGACCTGCATATCAGTCCGGGCGTTCCAG GTACTCACTTGGCTCGGCTACAGCAACTCGGCCTTCAACCCGATCATCTACAGCATATTCAACACAGAGTTCCGGGAAGCGTTCAAGAGGATCCTGACGAAAGGTGCTCGTGCCCGAGGGAACCAACCGTCGACTAGCGAGTGCGGCGAGTTTCGATCGGTGGTGGTGCAGAAACGGAACGGATCCATGATCGAGT GTCAAATCTAA
- the Dop1 gene encoding dopamine receptor, D1 isoform X2, with translation MILPQNNVTEGEEEDLPEDAFSLLSVLLVGFLFLILIFLSVAGNILVCVAIYTDRGLRRIGNLFLASLAIADLFVGCLVMTFAGVNDLLGYWMFGPRFCDTWIAFDVMCSTASILNLCAISLDRYIHIKDPLRYGRWVTRRVAVAGIVIVWLLAALISFVPISLGLHRAGEEQSKDYDDSPEENYTCALDLTPTYAVVSSSISFYVPCIVMLGIYCRLYCYAQKHVKSIRAVTKLSDTSMAKSFRGKSARNKPPKPPTKTKPTSPYHVSDHKAAITVGVIMGVFLICWVPFFCVNIVAAYCKTCISVRAFQVLTWLGYSNSAFNPIIYSIFNTEFREAFKRILTKGARARGNQPSTSECGEFRSVVVQKRNGSMIECNISPRSSADSCQVKSKRHRTRQQTNNFCRFNRSNETFEDLL, from the exons GTTTCCTCTTCCTGATATTGATATTTTTATCCGTCGCGGGCAACATCCTCGTCTGCGTGGCAATTTACACGGACCGTGGGCTACGGAGGATAGGGAATCTGTTCCTGGCGTCCCTCGCGATCGCCGACCTGTTCGTCGGCTGTCTGGTCATGACGTTCGCCGGGGTCAACGATCTCCTCGGATATTGGATGTTCGGCCCGCGGTTCTGCGACACTTGGATCGCGTTCGATGTTATGTGCAGCACTGCCTCCATTTTGAATCTATGCGCGATATCCCTCGACCGTTACATCCATATCAAGGATCCCCTCAG ATACGGTCGTTGGGTAACGAGGAGAGTGGCGGTCGCCGGGATCGTAATCGTGTGGCTGCTCGCAGCACTTATATCCTTTGTACCGATTAGCCTAGGCCTTCACCGGGCAGGAGAAGAACAATCCAAAGATTACGACGACAGCCCTGAG GAAAACTATACGTGCGCCTTAGACCTTACACCCACCTACGCGGTCGTCTCCTCTTCCATATCTTTTTACGTGCCCTGCATCGTAATGCTGGGAATTTATTGCAG GCTCTATTGTTACGCGCAGAAACACGTGAAAAGCATCCGGGCAGTGACGAAGCTGTCGGACACATCAATGGCCAAGAGCTTTCGCGGGAAGAGCGCTCGGAACAAGCCGCCGAAACCGCCGACAAAAACGAAGCCGACGAGCCCTTATCACGTGTCCGATCATAAGGCCGCCATTACCGTCGGCGTCATTATGGGTGTTTTCTTAATTTGCTGGGTACCCTTTTTCTGCGTCAACATCGTCGCCGCGTATTGCAAGACCTGCATATCAGTCCGGGCGTTCCAG GTACTCACTTGGCTCGGCTACAGCAACTCGGCCTTCAACCCGATCATCTACAGCATATTCAACACAGAGTTCCGGGAAGCGTTCAAGAGGATCCTGACGAAAGGTGCTCGTGCCCGAGGGAACCAACCGTCGACTAGCGAGTGCGGCGAGTTTCGATCGGTGGTGGTGCAGAAACGGAACGGATCCATGATCGAGTGTAACATTAGTCCGAGATCGAGCGCGGACAGCTGTCAG GTCAAATCTAAGAGACACCGGACACGCCAACAAACGAACAACTTTTGTCGTTTTAATCGATCGAACGAGACATTCGAAGATTTGCTATGA